A region of Synergistota bacterium DNA encodes the following proteins:
- a CDS encoding TRAP transporter large permease — protein sequence MGWLLFGTFFLLMLLGAPIALAIGIAALLIFIISDIPLQMVPQTLFEGNDSFALVAVPFFILAGDILAKGGISERIIAFAEATLGKIRGGLAIVSIVASMFIAAISGSGAATTAAVGSALLPELKKKGYDIDFSSALIASSGTIGVVIPPSVPMVLYGVIAGESVSKLFMGGFIPGALMGLALVGLAIYVARKRNYPPGTSLPGREVLSRFLSSLWGLMTPVIILGGIFSGVFTPSEAAAIAVDYSLIVAFFIYKGLTLKKIFKIVVNAGVTSSLVMFIIATAKLFGWGLAFYQVPEKIAKALLSTVGNEPLLIYLVIDIIILLAGMFMETASALIILTPIFLPTILKLNGNLIHFGLMVVIGLAIGMATPPVAINIYVASAITGLTLEQISKSILPMVLALIGVLILITYFPSLTLLLPRIFLGAG from the coding sequence ATGGGATGGCTTCTTTTCGGCACGTTTTTCCTTCTCATGCTCCTGGGAGCCCCTATTGCCCTTGCGATAGGTATTGCTGCACTCCTTATCTTCATAATTAGCGACATACCCTTGCAAATGGTTCCACAAACACTATTTGAGGGAAATGACTCTTTCGCACTTGTCGCAGTCCCATTCTTTATTCTTGCTGGAGATATACTCGCTAAAGGGGGAATATCAGAGAGAATTATCGCTTTTGCTGAAGCAACCCTTGGGAAGATAAGAGGAGGCCTCGCTATAGTATCCATAGTCGCATCTATGTTCATAGCAGCTATATCTGGTTCAGGTGCGGCAACTACCGCTGCGGTTGGTTCTGCTCTCCTCCCAGAGCTTAAGAAAAAAGGATATGATATAGATTTCTCCTCCGCACTCATTGCTTCATCCGGAACAATAGGGGTCGTAATTCCCCCAAGCGTTCCAATGGTATTATATGGCGTCATAGCAGGAGAATCGGTATCAAAGCTTTTTATGGGCGGATTTATTCCCGGAGCTCTGATGGGATTAGCCTTGGTTGGACTGGCAATATATGTAGCAAGGAAACGAAACTATCCTCCCGGAACCTCACTACCTGGAAGGGAAGTATTAAGCAGATTTCTGTCCTCCCTCTGGGGGTTAATGACTCCCGTTATAATTTTGGGAGGCATATTTTCAGGTGTATTCACTCCCTCCGAGGCAGCCGCAATAGCGGTAGATTATAGCCTAATAGTCGCGTTCTTTATTTATAAGGGATTAACCCTAAAAAAAATCTTTAAGATAGTTGTAAATGCGGGAGTGACCTCATCGCTCGTCATGTTCATAATAGCCACCGCAAAATTATTCGGCTGGGGACTCGCTTTCTACCAAGTTCCAGAAAAGATAGCTAAAGCTCTTCTCTCAACAGTGGGAAATGAACCTCTTTTAATCTATCTCGTTATAGACATCATCATCTTGCTCGCAGGAATGTTCATGGAAACAGCTTCCGCTCTTATAATACTAACCCCCATATTTCTCCCAACCATCCTCAAGCTTAATGGCAATCTCATTCATTTTGGACTAATGGTCGTTATAGGCTTAGCCATAGGAATGGCAACGCCTCCGGTAGCAATAAACATATACGTAGCAAGCGCAATAACGGGACTAACGCTTGAGCAGATAAGCAAATCGATCTTACCAATGGTGCTGGCGCTAATTGGCGTTTTAATCCTTATAACCTATTTCCCGTCTCTCACGCTCCTGCTGCCCAGGATATTTCTTGGAGCCGGTTAA
- a CDS encoding MBL fold metallo-hydrolase, producing the protein MFKIYVLAEDYVGYNSPFWAQHGISFLIEKDGERILFDTATYAEPILFNMDKLGIDPKSIDMIVLSHSHLDHTGGIHELVRRIGKEIPIFAHPKIFKMSFALEGGFFYVGIHPRLREEVEKLGGVWVLSEDPIEIAKGVFTTGEIRDEEKLDFERYPTISLYKIESGKLLKDSVEDEIGLAIVDNSKLLLISGCSHPGIVSMLKKAMDITGVKDLSAVIGGFHLIEASEERIRKTMATLKELGLSSVYTGHCTGFKAECLFADAFKEGFHKLHCGMIIESSQL; encoded by the coding sequence ATGTTTAAGATATACGTTCTCGCGGAAGATTATGTGGGATATAACAGTCCATTTTGGGCTCAACATGGGATATCTTTTTTAATAGAAAAAGACGGGGAGAGGATTCTCTTTGACACCGCGACTTATGCCGAGCCTATCTTATTTAACATGGATAAGCTTGGAATAGATCCTAAGAGTATAGACATGATAGTCCTGTCTCATAGTCACCTCGATCACACGGGAGGGATTCATGAACTTGTAAGACGTATAGGAAAAGAGATCCCGATATTTGCTCATCCGAAGATCTTTAAAATGAGTTTTGCCCTTGAGGGAGGTTTTTTCTATGTGGGAATTCATCCTCGTTTGAGGGAAGAAGTAGAGAAACTGGGAGGAGTGTGGGTATTGTCTGAGGATCCGATTGAAATAGCGAAGGGAGTTTTCACAACGGGGGAGATAAGGGACGAGGAAAAACTTGATTTTGAAAGGTATCCTACGATATCGCTTTATAAAATTGAGAGCGGAAAACTTCTTAAAGACAGCGTTGAAGATGAGATCGGTTTAGCCATCGTTGATAATTCAAAGCTACTCCTTATAAGCGGATGTTCTCATCCTGGCATAGTGAGCATGCTTAAGAAAGCTATGGACATAACTGGTGTCAAAGATCTTTCCGCGGTTATCGGGGGGTTTCATCTTATAGAGGCTTCGGAGGAGAGAATAAGGAAAACCATGGCTACTTTGAAGGAGCTTGGCTTAAGCTCCGTTTACACGGGCCATTGCACCGGATTTAAAGCGGAGTGCCTTTTTGCCGATGCCTTTAAAGAGGGATTTCATAAGTTACATTGTGGGATGATTATAGAAAGTTCGCAACTTTGA
- a CDS encoding amino acid permease, with the protein MSKGRLRSELGLLDTTSIVAGIVIGAGLFIVTGIAAKFSGSLVWLAYLIGAVPIILIGLTTASLSSFYPVEGGSYVYPSRIIHPLFGFLTGWSMWLAIIGPIAITAKAFINYLNALPGVSFNMSVIAGAVVLTLAFLVINYLGIKLVAVVQNILFIFLVLGILIFTFLGLPHMKLAYLRMGSPMGFSGVLKAASLLIFAYAGITVATDIGEEVRDPSILPKAVLLGVLIPIVLYVSSSLVCVGVLPWGKFAASKAPYATAASTFMGSFGVAFIVLVAWAAILTSHNGEQATAARVAFSLSRDKLLPGFYKINKYGIPHVALIVGDIIAIFLIITGTIQLVAEIVVASFLLEWIAFHLCVFFLPKRFPEMYEKGNFFKLDGWKIIFPVLGLGISVYFLILQGPKALAYFGIWLLIGTIVYFVGFSKNKEEVKKLVSEWPRGRYLE; encoded by the coding sequence ATGAGTAAGGGGAGATTGAGAAGTGAGCTGGGACTCTTAGACACCACTTCGATAGTTGCGGGCATCGTTATAGGAGCGGGGCTTTTTATAGTTACGGGGATCGCTGCTAAGTTTTCAGGATCTTTGGTCTGGCTTGCTTATCTTATAGGCGCTGTTCCCATTATATTGATTGGACTCACGACGGCATCGCTTTCTTCGTTCTACCCCGTTGAGGGAGGAAGCTATGTATATCCATCGAGAATCATCCATCCTCTTTTTGGATTTCTAACTGGTTGGTCAATGTGGCTTGCGATTATAGGTCCTATCGCTATTACCGCCAAGGCGTTCATAAACTATCTTAATGCTTTGCCCGGCGTTAGCTTTAACATGTCTGTTATCGCTGGAGCTGTTGTGCTTACGCTTGCTTTTCTCGTTATAAACTACTTGGGTATCAAGTTGGTCGCGGTTGTTCAAAATATTCTTTTTATATTCTTGGTTCTGGGCATATTGATCTTTACGTTTCTTGGACTTCCTCATATGAAGTTGGCTTACCTTAGAATGGGATCTCCTATGGGGTTCAGTGGGGTTCTTAAAGCAGCTTCTCTTTTGATATTCGCCTATGCGGGTATAACCGTGGCTACAGATATCGGTGAGGAAGTCAGAGATCCATCGATTTTGCCTAAAGCTGTTTTGCTTGGTGTATTGATCCCTATAGTTCTGTATGTGTCCTCGAGCTTGGTTTGCGTTGGGGTTCTCCCGTGGGGTAAGTTTGCGGCTTCCAAGGCTCCTTACGCCACTGCCGCATCTACTTTTATGGGATCCTTTGGCGTGGCTTTTATCGTTCTCGTTGCGTGGGCGGCTATCTTAACATCTCATAACGGGGAGCAAGCGACAGCAGCGAGAGTTGCCTTTTCTCTATCGAGAGATAAGCTATTGCCCGGTTTTTATAAAATAAACAAATATGGCATTCCTCACGTTGCTCTTATAGTTGGCGATATCATAGCTATCTTTCTTATAATTACGGGAACTATTCAGCTTGTTGCTGAGATAGTGGTTGCCTCATTTCTGCTTGAGTGGATAGCCTTTCACCTTTGCGTGTTTTTCCTGCCCAAGAGATTTCCTGAAATGTATGAAAAGGGGAACTTCTTTAAGCTTGACGGATGGAAGATAATTTTTCCTGTGCTGGGCTTAGGTATATCGGTTTATTTCCTGATCCTTCAAGGGCCAAAGGCTTTAGCTTACTTCGGTATATGGCTTCTTATAGGGACTATCGTTTACTTTGTAGGTTTTAGCAAGAATAAGGAAGAGGTGAAGAAGCTTGTTTCTGAATGGCCCAGGGGAAGATATCTTGAGTGA
- the ilvD gene encoding dihydroxy-acid dehydratase: protein MLRSRRVAEGVERAPHRSLFYAMGYSPEELKKPLIGVVNAANEMIPGHVHLDFISYAAKRGVMHAGGTPMEFPVIGICDGIAMGHEGMKYPLPSRELIADSIETMANAYQLDGLVLITNCDKIIPGMLMAAARLNLPAVIVSGGPMLSPLYDGEAVDLITVFEWIGKLKKGEISEEDLEKLSMVACPGCGSCAGMFTANTMNCLSEALGMAIPGNGTVPAGYDGIRKRIAFKAGIKVVELVKRGIKARDIMTEEAFHNAIVLDLALGGSTNTVLHLPAIAYEAGVDLPLTKFDELSGKTPTLCKISPASRQHIEDLNRAGGIPAVLKELSKLNLLKLDAMTVMGVSLGEVIKDARVLDREVIRSVEDPYSERGGLTILWGNLAPDGAVVKEAAVKKEMLHHVGEARVFNSEEEAIEAIYAGKIREGDVVVIRYEGPAGGPGMREMLAPTSAIAGMGLDGSVALITDGRFSGGSRGAVIGHVSPEAQRGGPIAVVKEGDEIEIDIPNRKLILRVSEEEIKRRLAEWTPPPPKYKTGYLARYSKLVSSANKGAVLLNP from the coding sequence ATGCTAAGAAGCAGAAGAGTAGCGGAAGGAGTTGAAAGGGCACCTCACAGATCTCTATTTTATGCTATGGGTTACTCACCGGAAGAGTTAAAAAAACCTCTAATTGGAGTGGTGAATGCTGCTAATGAAATGATCCCCGGGCATGTTCATCTCGATTTTATATCTTATGCTGCTAAAAGAGGAGTAATGCACGCGGGTGGAACTCCTATGGAGTTTCCCGTTATAGGCATATGTGATGGCATAGCTATGGGACATGAGGGAATGAAGTATCCACTTCCTTCAAGAGAGCTCATAGCGGATTCCATAGAGACGATGGCTAACGCGTATCAGCTTGATGGTCTGGTTCTCATTACTAACTGCGACAAGATAATTCCCGGTATGCTTATGGCAGCTGCTCGGCTTAACCTCCCCGCGGTTATAGTCAGTGGTGGTCCGATGCTGTCTCCTCTGTACGATGGGGAAGCTGTTGATCTCATAACCGTTTTTGAGTGGATAGGCAAGCTTAAGAAAGGAGAAATTTCTGAGGAAGATCTTGAAAAGCTTTCTATGGTTGCCTGCCCAGGCTGTGGCTCATGCGCGGGAATGTTTACCGCGAATACGATGAATTGCCTTTCTGAAGCTCTCGGAATGGCTATTCCCGGAAACGGGACAGTTCCTGCGGGATATGACGGTATTAGGAAAAGAATAGCGTTTAAGGCGGGGATAAAAGTCGTTGAGCTTGTCAAGCGAGGAATTAAGGCGAGGGATATAATGACTGAGGAGGCCTTTCATAACGCGATAGTTCTTGATCTTGCTCTGGGAGGTTCAACTAACACGGTCCTGCACCTTCCCGCTATAGCCTATGAGGCTGGTGTGGATCTTCCACTCACCAAGTTTGATGAGCTTTCAGGGAAAACTCCAACCCTGTGCAAAATCAGTCCAGCAAGCAGGCAGCATATAGAAGATTTGAATAGGGCGGGAGGAATTCCTGCCGTGTTGAAGGAGCTCTCTAAGCTTAACTTGCTTAAGCTTGATGCTATGACGGTTATGGGGGTTAGCCTCGGTGAGGTAATTAAGGACGCTCGCGTTCTTGATAGAGAGGTTATAAGGAGCGTTGAGGATCCCTATAGCGAGAGAGGTGGTCTTACCATACTTTGGGGAAATCTTGCTCCCGATGGCGCTGTAGTTAAGGAAGCTGCGGTTAAAAAAGAGATGCTCCATCATGTTGGTGAGGCTCGCGTTTTTAATTCAGAGGAAGAAGCTATAGAAGCTATCTATGCTGGGAAAATACGCGAGGGAGATGTTGTTGTGATAAGGTATGAGGGGCCTGCTGGAGGTCCAGGAATGAGAGAGATGCTTGCTCCCACATCTGCTATTGCAGGTATGGGGCTTGACGGAAGCGTGGCTCTTATAACCGATGGAAGATTTTCCGGAGGAAGCAGGGGAGCGGTCATAGGCCATGTTTCTCCTGAGGCTCAGAGGGGAGGACCTATAGCTGTAGTGAAGGAGGGAGATGAGATAGAAATTGATATACCGAATAGAAAGCTGATCCTCCGAGTTTCAGAAGAGGAGATAAAAAGAAGGCTTGCGGAATGGACTCCACCTCCTCCAAAGTATAAGACCGGTTATCTGGCGAGGTATTCAAAACTGGTTTCTTCGGCTAATAAAGGAGCGGTGCTTCTTAATCCTTAG
- a CDS encoding HAMP domain-containing protein, whose product MKLSSKVVIGFTVVIGIMLILTLYCLNTISTMQAQATKIREMDTPLLIESERFKTDIARISRYFSARFHAELKKFNLERALEEARNRLNKILSIAEKMKDQQDIAKVNELKNDFNAYISLSSDIASALNKGASLESLRTKLENLAQKREILEDRANQLAYSAQSRLDKLNLIAKSYAIDMKRISIVLLIVGIAIAIGISAYLSLRLKKTLSHLLEGAERLTKGDLAFKMPQPKGNDEISQLIKAYNMIVDSFKKSLIEIREKALTIDDEVEKVKRASESSTQKLIEITERIKTISEKMEDNTANVENINASIEEVTASTTEVAKQAETIAHEANNITTFAQEGGKKVEEAISKLKDISTSVKSIEQIALTLVDIGKSIETFAGTISNIADQTNLLALNAAIEAARAGEAGRGFAVVAEEIRKLAEESNKAAQEIEKLTQSIRYETQKVVGEIKSTIEEVARSSSIADEASIKLNQIIESIATISEKIETVAGSTEEQSAALHEIAKAIDSIANNTLRVSGEIEEINEAVETNTASFEEITASLEELARIAERLREIVSQFKMEDKAKETAIKEVKEE is encoded by the coding sequence ATGAAACTCAGCAGCAAAGTAGTCATCGGATTCACGGTAGTAATAGGTATAATGTTAATTTTAACCCTTTATTGCTTAAATACCATTTCAACAATGCAAGCTCAAGCAACCAAAATAAGAGAAATGGACACTCCTCTACTTATTGAAAGCGAGCGGTTTAAAACAGATATAGCAAGAATAAGCAGATATTTCTCCGCTCGCTTTCACGCTGAGTTAAAGAAATTTAATCTTGAGAGAGCGCTCGAGGAAGCGCGGAACCGTTTAAACAAGATCCTCAGCATAGCGGAAAAAATGAAAGACCAGCAGGATATAGCAAAGGTAAACGAGCTTAAAAACGACTTTAACGCTTATATATCTCTTTCTTCAGACATAGCATCCGCCTTAAACAAGGGCGCTTCCCTCGAAAGCCTGAGAACTAAGCTTGAAAATCTCGCTCAAAAGAGGGAGATCCTTGAGGACAGAGCTAATCAGCTCGCATACTCAGCGCAAAGTAGATTAGATAAGCTTAATTTGATAGCGAAAAGCTATGCCATCGATATGAAGAGAATTTCTATAGTACTGCTTATAGTAGGAATAGCAATAGCTATTGGAATATCAGCATACCTATCCCTGCGCCTTAAGAAAACCCTATCCCATCTGCTTGAAGGAGCTGAAAGACTAACTAAAGGAGACTTAGCTTTCAAAATGCCTCAGCCTAAGGGAAACGATGAGATATCACAATTAATTAAGGCTTATAACATGATAGTAGACTCGTTCAAGAAATCCTTAATAGAAATTCGAGAAAAAGCATTAACCATAGACGATGAAGTCGAAAAGGTAAAGAGAGCATCGGAAAGCTCAACGCAGAAGCTTATCGAGATAACAGAGAGAATAAAGACTATTTCTGAAAAGATGGAAGACAACACCGCAAATGTCGAAAATATAAATGCAAGCATCGAAGAGGTTACCGCATCTACCACCGAGGTTGCTAAACAAGCTGAAACGATAGCTCATGAAGCCAACAATATTACAACATTCGCTCAAGAAGGCGGGAAGAAAGTGGAAGAAGCTATCTCAAAGCTTAAAGATATATCAACAAGCGTTAAGAGCATCGAACAAATAGCACTGACCCTTGTCGACATAGGAAAATCCATAGAGACATTTGCAGGAACCATCTCAAACATAGCCGATCAAACTAACCTCCTCGCATTAAACGCGGCAATAGAAGCAGCCCGCGCTGGAGAAGCTGGAAGGGGTTTCGCCGTCGTCGCTGAGGAGATAAGAAAGCTCGCTGAGGAATCAAACAAGGCTGCACAGGAAATAGAGAAGCTAACCCAGAGCATAAGATACGAAACACAAAAGGTCGTTGGAGAAATAAAAAGCACAATAGAAGAAGTGGCAAGAAGCTCCTCCATAGCAGATGAAGCGTCGATAAAGCTTAACCAGATAATAGAAAGTATCGCAACTATAAGCGAGAAGATAGAAACAGTTGCGGGATCTACCGAAGAGCAGAGCGCTGCGCTACATGAGATAGCGAAAGCGATAGACTCGATAGCGAACAACACTCTTAGGGTATCTGGAGAGATAGAGGAGATAAACGAAGCGGTGGAAACAAATACGGCCTCCTTTGAGGAAATTACAGCAAGCTTAGAAGAGCTTGCCAGAATCGCTGAACGACTCAGAGAGATAGTATCGCAGTTTAAGATGGAGGATAAAGCTAAGGAAACCGCAATAAAAGAGGTAAAAGAGGAATGA
- a CDS encoding KaiC domain-containing protein, which yields MKEAKVVERALSLASDLKNKAPKLFGIASGVEGLDELFYSVELKNGKIVRKPLGGYPYRAVINLTGMPDTGKSLMAEQFAVKQASLGYPVCFVTVESPAPFLMQGLKIRSNAMGIKWEEVENKIAIIDAATYSILREDLPSLLKTIEKAIEEYEIKSVIVDSITGLYEAKEIMARSIVRKVFNFLKRFGQTGLLISQKRSSHEAESAEAAGGYAVSHICDVSMVTAKKVIQTQRDEKIFKKTPGTLVRTFRIDGSRMCGHDTDTHLLEITETGLAKIGPKIAEIE from the coding sequence ATGAAAGAGGCAAAAGTCGTAGAGAGAGCTCTCTCTCTCGCAAGCGATCTTAAGAATAAGGCTCCAAAGCTTTTCGGGATAGCAAGCGGAGTAGAGGGGCTCGATGAGCTCTTCTACTCCGTTGAACTTAAAAATGGAAAGATCGTGAGGAAACCGCTTGGAGGTTATCCCTATAGAGCTGTTATAAATCTGACCGGCATGCCCGATACCGGTAAATCACTTATGGCGGAGCAATTCGCGGTAAAGCAAGCATCCTTGGGGTATCCCGTTTGCTTTGTAACGGTAGAAAGCCCTGCACCGTTTCTAATGCAGGGGCTAAAGATAAGATCAAACGCAATGGGTATAAAATGGGAAGAGGTAGAAAACAAGATAGCAATTATAGATGCAGCTACATATTCTATTCTTAGAGAAGACCTCCCAAGCTTGCTTAAAACTATAGAAAAAGCTATCGAAGAGTATGAGATAAAATCCGTAATAGTAGACTCTATAACTGGCTTATACGAAGCAAAAGAAATAATGGCAAGATCAATAGTAAGGAAGGTCTTCAATTTCTTAAAAAGATTTGGCCAAACAGGTCTACTGATAAGCCAGAAAAGAAGCAGTCATGAAGCTGAGTCCGCCGAAGCAGCCGGCGGATATGCGGTTAGCCACATTTGCGATGTTAGCATGGTAACAGCGAAAAAGGTTATTCAGACTCAAAGAGATGAAAAGATATTCAAAAAGACACCTGGAACGCTGGTAAGAACCTTCAGAATAGATGGGTCAAGAATGTGCGGACATGATACTGATACTCATCTGCTTGAAATAACAGAAACGGGTCTCGCTAAGATAGGCCCAAAGATTGCAGAAATCGAGTAG
- a CDS encoding regulatory domain protein has product MVEILKPKEEDYDNLALETFAMVIKELGGPKKMIQYRQLTWLPSLMEACYAIVLSEKGKKTADEIAKILGITKETVRRILSADPEAVKKKIEGEERDISVHTAGGLAKLAWGKIKKS; this is encoded by the coding sequence ATGGTAGAGATACTAAAGCCCAAAGAGGAAGATTATGACAATTTGGCTCTTGAAACGTTTGCCATGGTAATAAAGGAGCTCGGAGGTCCCAAGAAAATGATCCAATATAGGCAACTAACCTGGCTTCCAAGCTTGATGGAAGCATGCTATGCCATAGTCCTTAGCGAAAAGGGCAAGAAAACCGCAGATGAGATAGCAAAAATTCTCGGTATAACTAAGGAAACCGTAAGACGAATCCTTTCAGCTGATCCAGAAGCAGTTAAGAAGAAAATAGAGGGCGAAGAGCGAGATATAAGTGTGCACACCGCGGGAGGGCTGGCAAAGCTCGCTTGGGGAAAAATCAAGAAATCCTAA
- the trkA gene encoding Trk system potassium transporter TrkA: MRVIIVGAGEVGFNLAKVLSSEGHDVVLIERDERKIFSIRERLDVLLVEGSGSHISVLEEAGVREADILIAVTNSDETNIVACLIAKQFGVRKVMARVQTLEYDEPAGIVAQKIGIDLLINPQKVVASEIFHLLQIPLATQVMEFASGRVVVYGLKVVETAPAIDKSLIELSREIEGSFLIVSILRDRDILIPHGEDVIKPGDKVFAVGKREDLLKLANYLGAKREKLRKVMLIGGGGVTYWVAKKLEESGVPNVKVISKNLERCNELADSLSSSWIIQGDGTDLSLLSREGVSEVDGFASLTQNDEINLLSVLLAKSQGAKKGIALVRKPDYVKLVDYLEKIDAIVNPRLATASTILKYVWREEVISMALIEGADARVVDFKVGRGAKITEGKLSDLPLPKGFLVGAIVRDDKVIIPRGDTTLREGDEAVVFLVGDALKEAQSWFTERSAS; this comes from the coding sequence ATGAGGGTTATTATCGTAGGAGCGGGTGAGGTTGGTTTTAATTTAGCTAAGGTTCTTTCCTCGGAGGGGCACGATGTCGTTCTTATAGAGAGAGATGAGAGGAAAATTTTTTCTATCCGTGAGAGACTTGATGTTCTCCTGGTTGAGGGAAGTGGATCCCATATATCGGTTTTGGAAGAGGCAGGTGTCAGAGAGGCAGATATTCTGATAGCGGTTACGAATAGTGATGAGACTAATATCGTTGCATGTTTAATAGCTAAGCAGTTTGGCGTTAGGAAGGTTATGGCGAGGGTTCAAACTCTCGAGTATGATGAGCCAGCTGGAATAGTGGCCCAAAAAATAGGGATAGATCTGCTAATAAATCCACAGAAGGTTGTGGCTTCTGAAATCTTTCACCTTCTTCAAATCCCTCTTGCGACTCAGGTTATGGAGTTCGCCTCGGGTAGAGTTGTGGTCTATGGCCTTAAAGTCGTGGAAACCGCTCCCGCTATAGATAAAAGTTTGATAGAGCTATCTCGTGAGATAGAAGGATCGTTTCTAATCGTTAGCATATTGCGCGATAGGGATATTCTCATACCTCATGGTGAGGATGTTATAAAACCCGGTGATAAGGTCTTCGCTGTGGGGAAGAGAGAAGATCTCCTTAAGCTCGCTAATTATCTTGGCGCTAAGAGGGAAAAGCTCAGGAAGGTCATGCTGATTGGAGGAGGGGGGGTTACATACTGGGTCGCAAAGAAGCTCGAGGAATCAGGGGTTCCCAATGTTAAGGTTATAAGCAAGAACCTCGAGAGGTGTAATGAACTTGCTGATAGCCTCTCATCAAGCTGGATCATACAGGGAGATGGAACAGATCTTTCCCTACTTAGTAGGGAAGGGGTTTCTGAAGTGGATGGTTTCGCTTCACTAACCCAGAATGATGAGATTAATCTTCTCTCGGTTCTGCTTGCTAAAAGTCAAGGTGCTAAGAAAGGAATCGCTCTGGTTAGAAAGCCAGATTACGTTAAGCTCGTTGATTATCTTGAAAAAATAGATGCCATAGTTAATCCCCGCTTGGCTACCGCAAGCACCATACTCAAGTATGTATGGCGTGAGGAGGTCATCTCTATGGCTCTGATCGAAGGAGCTGATGCTCGTGTCGTTGACTTTAAGGTGGGCAGAGGGGCAAAGATAACCGAGGGTAAACTCAGTGATCTCCCGCTTCCTAAGGGCTTTTTGGTAGGCGCTATAGTCCGAGACGATAAGGTTATAATACCCCGGGGCGATACCACACTCCGTGAGGGAGATGAGGCTGTGGTCTTTCTCGTTGGTGATGCTTTAAAGGAGGCTCAAAGCTGGTTCACTGAAAGGAGCGCATCTTAG
- the glmM gene encoding phosphoglucosamine mutase, producing the protein MGGLFGTDGVRDIANTGNMKPEMVLRLGEAFGFFLKESKERPVVVVGRDTRLSGFALVSALVSGLLSAGCNVVEAGVISTPGVSLLVRELKVDGGAVVSASHNPYEYNGVKFFNFLGEKLTPDAESHIEEVLGERRSLPTGFYLGKLDRIDPKEYYIPFLRKIAEGISLEGLKVVVDAANGALYEIAPLIFEELGASVIKVGCEPDGININAGVGATSPGELVSAVIREEAYIGFSFDGDGDRVLISDSRGNIADGDVILYLSASKLRPKAVVGTVMSNLGLEEVLASMKIGFIRVPVGDRWVYEEMKKRDLPIGGEPSGHVIFRPEVYTGDGLVTALKVLSFGESLEHYIDSFPRYPQRVWNVKVRDKGKVCSSMLVKEELQRISESWRKSLRIVLRPSGTEPLIRIMVEGKDPMLVETVGVRLAQIVKRADEGEA; encoded by the coding sequence ATGGGAGGGCTTTTCGGAACTGATGGCGTTAGGGATATAGCTAACACGGGCAATATGAAACCGGAAATGGTGCTCAGGCTGGGGGAGGCTTTTGGATTTTTCCTCAAGGAAAGTAAGGAACGCCCAGTCGTCGTTGTGGGCAGGGATACGAGATTAAGCGGTTTTGCTCTCGTATCTGCTTTAGTATCGGGACTTCTCTCTGCTGGGTGTAACGTTGTAGAAGCTGGAGTCATTTCGACTCCAGGGGTTTCTCTTCTTGTTAGGGAGCTTAAAGTTGATGGTGGCGCAGTGGTTTCGGCTTCACATAACCCTTATGAATATAACGGGGTTAAATTCTTTAATTTCCTGGGGGAGAAGCTCACCCCCGATGCAGAAAGCCATATAGAAGAAGTTCTCGGTGAAAGACGCAGCTTGCCCACGGGATTTTACCTGGGTAAGCTTGATAGGATTGATCCTAAGGAATACTATATTCCGTTTCTTAGAAAAATAGCGGAGGGAATAAGTTTGGAAGGACTTAAGGTGGTAGTGGACGCTGCTAATGGCGCTCTATATGAGATAGCGCCATTGATCTTTGAAGAACTTGGTGCGAGTGTTATAAAGGTTGGATGTGAACCGGATGGTATAAATATAAATGCAGGTGTGGGAGCTACATCTCCCGGTGAGCTCGTTTCGGCTGTTATTAGGGAAGAAGCTTACATTGGTTTTTCATTCGATGGCGATGGCGATAGGGTTTTAATATCGGATTCACGGGGTAATATTGCCGATGGGGACGTAATATTGTATTTATCTGCTTCTAAGCTCAGACCAAAAGCCGTTGTTGGAACGGTTATGAGCAACCTCGGATTGGAAGAGGTCTTGGCTTCGATGAAAATAGGCTTCATTAGGGTTCCCGTTGGGGATAGATGGGTTTATGAGGAAATGAAAAAGAGAGATCTGCCAATAGGAGGGGAACCTTCAGGTCATGTTATATTTAGACCTGAAGTTTACACGGGAGATGGGTTAGTTACTGCTCTTAAGGTTTTGAGCTTTGGAGAATCTTTGGAGCACTATATAGATAGTTTTCCGAGATATCCTCAAAGGGTATGGAATGTTAAGGTCAGAGATAAGGGAAAGGTATGCTCCTCAATGCTCGTGAAGGAGGAGCTTCAGAGGATTTCAGAGAGCTGGAGAAAGAGTCTTAGGATAGTCTTGAGGCCTTCCGGAACGGAGCCTTTGATTAGAATAATGGTGGAGGGTAAGGATCCTATGCTCGTTGAGACTGTGGGTGTGAGACTTGCTCAAATTGTAAAGCGTGCTGATGAGGGAGAGGCTTAA